A genome region from Candidatus Aegiribacteria sp. includes the following:
- a CDS encoding aminopeptidase yields MAEVVRTKKNRGATEKFYRATARKFLISTDVGETEESISQGLSNSYINHLMHNLVEYDSENIVDLIVDDYLKVCPDERVMIVYHEYNMEFAKKLIIKARRTGAKYRTSIRTKELSQDLWSSLPIKRVKGYYDQISEDIDWADIWINLGRYSKPEFSGIPQQRIERIAAIRDSAMSKLSLNSEKRGLMLYIPPFEKGFFEDRDIIERVQMYLKALSLDKSDFKKVKSISELILDKPDLRIESGQHNVLQVKFDKDCYFIDAGPYTESSRMSGFYSLPSGELGMLPIEGGINGDIYCEYCDRRIGEISGIRLRIKDNIVIDVKADKGLEILQSLFDSFGVEGRTVSQVCFGMNSAITDVLLLPEMSSKKYGSIHITFGNNAVLGGTIKEPNTWSLISISPCVKSDTGLIMADGKFDIQ; encoded by the coding sequence TTGGCTGAAGTTGTAAGAACGAAGAAAAATCGTGGTGCAACGGAGAAATTTTACAGAGCTACAGCAAGGAAATTCCTTATTTCCACAGATGTAGGTGAAACTGAAGAAAGCATCAGTCAAGGGCTGAGTAATTCCTACATTAACCATTTAATGCACAACCTGGTGGAATATGATTCTGAAAATATTGTTGATTTGATAGTAGATGATTATCTGAAAGTGTGCCCTGATGAAAGGGTGATGATAGTATATCATGAATACAATATGGAATTCGCGAAAAAGCTGATCATTAAAGCACGTCGGACGGGAGCAAAATATAGAACGTCTATCAGGACTAAGGAACTGTCTCAAGATCTATGGTCATCACTGCCTATAAAAAGAGTTAAAGGATATTATGATCAGATTTCCGAAGATATAGACTGGGCGGACATCTGGATAAACCTGGGTAGATACAGCAAACCTGAATTCTCAGGTATCCCGCAGCAGAGAATAGAGAGAATTGCAGCAATTCGAGACAGTGCAATGTCAAAACTCAGCCTGAATTCTGAAAAGCGCGGTCTGATGCTTTACATCCCGCCATTCGAGAAGGGTTTCTTTGAAGACAGGGATATAATAGAGCGAGTGCAAATGTACTTGAAGGCATTATCTCTTGATAAGAGCGATTTCAAAAAAGTAAAATCCATAAGTGAACTTATACTCGATAAACCTGACCTCAGGATTGAGAGCGGACAGCATAATGTGCTTCAGGTGAAATTCGATAAGGATTGCTATTTCATTGACGCCGGGCCTTACACTGAATCCTCAAGGATGAGCGGTTTCTATAGTCTGCCATCAGGAGAACTTGGAATGCTGCCGATCGAGGGCGGGATTAACGGCGACATTTATTGTGAGTATTGCGACCGGAGAATCGGTGAAATATCAGGGATCCGACTGAGAATCAAGGACAACATCGTTATCGACGTGAAAGCCGATAAAGGACTGGAGATACTGCAGTCGCTATTCGACAGTTTTGGCGTCGAGGGGAGAACTGTCAGCCAGGTATGTTTCGGAATGAATAGCGCGATAACTGATGTGCTGTTGCTTCCAGAAATGTCGAGTAAAAAATATGGCAGTATACATATAACATTCGGAAACAACGCTGTACTGGGTGGTACTATAAAAGAGCCGAATACATGGAGTTTAATCTCGATTTCACCCTGTGTTAAATCAGATACCGGATTGATTATGGCCGATGGGAAATTTGATATTCAGTAA